TTCTTTTACTGTGGGATCTTGGAGTCGATATTCCAGCTCAGATTGCACTACAGAATTTGTTCCCGGAAAATCAATGTCAAAATTGATATTGGGGTTTTCCAATTCACCGTCCAATCGAACGACCACTTCGGTAGGGATTCTACCTGTATATCCAGCATTTTCAAGCAAAGGAGCGGGATTGGCATTAAGTTGATAAACCGCTTCAAGATTTAGTTGTGCCGCCAAAGGGTCACGTTCCCAGAGAATGGTACCTCCTGGTCGTACCAGAAACTTTTTATCAATTACACCTCCATATCTAAAATTATATTCTCCGGTCACCGCGACAAATTCCCCATACATATTGAACTTACCATTGGTGTTTATTTCTATTAAAATAATTCCTTCCCCAGTTCCCTTTAGAGAGCTACCCGAACTTCTATCTACTACTATCTCGACTTCTGCATCTGGTGTAACAGCTAGGTCAAAAGCCATTTCCAGACCTTGGTAATCCTTTAAAGTACGTTCTTCCCTAAACGATTCCGAGCCACTTTTTTCTATAAAATTGATAAAGGAATAATCCCCAACACTGGTAACATCGCTCAAAGGTATTTTTAATGATGTTCCTTTTCCCGTACTGGCATCTACGGCAATCGTCAATCCGCTTGTTGGACCATAAATACTTCCTGTTCCATTAATGAAACCCGTTCCATAGTAAAGGGATTCTTCGTCAAACTCGGTATTTAGAATCATAAAACGGCCGTTGTTGGTGTCTACATCCAAATCCAAGGACCAATCCTCAAAGGCAGTATGATTGATTGTACCATCCAAAGTTGCGGTAGTTCCTTCAACGACATCTGACAACCCTATATTTTCAAAATAAAACGTCTGATCAAAAAGACGAACCCTGGAATAGGGTGCAAAGTCATAGTCTACATTAAGATAAGGTATACCTATTCCCGCATCATTCAAACTTAATGCTCCATTTATCGAGGGGTTCGACACATCTCCCGTAATCCTGGCACTACCATTTACACTTCCCCTTATATTTGATATAACACCCTCACCCAAAGGGCTAAACGGTTCTATATTGAAATCGGTAAAATTGGCGGATAGGTCCAATTTTTGATTCTTATTGATATTGCTAATATTTCCGTTGATGCTCAGTTTTTCCTTTCCATTGTCGTTCAACCAACTGCTTACGCCAAACTGGGTAAGGTCATTGTTTCCAAAGATGCCTATTTCCAAATCACCCTGCCTTATATCATTGATACTAAAATCCCGAATATTGAGACTTGATGTTGGTAAATATTTGCCATCCTTTTGTAAGATATTCAGAAAACCATCTACGGCACCGCCTAACTTAAGACTATCTATATCTGGGGTTATCTTACTTAACGAGACAATCTTAAACTGAAGGTCCAAGTCTTTATAGGTAGAATCTGCCAACTCTCCCCTAAGCCTTATCTGTTCACTATTGTTATTGTCCATTACAAGGTCTTCGATCGTAATACTGTCCAAGGTTCTGTTGACAATGACCTTGTTCTTGCTGTTGCCGTCCTTATTGAGTACCCAAGTGTTCCCCTTAAAATTAACATCCGATTTTTTTAAACCTATTACGGACTTGTTGTTCTGGTTGAACGTGTGGTAAAAGTTCAGGTTATAACTATCGTCAAATTCACTTCCACCCTTGAATTCCGTTCTAAAAAAAAGCGTATCCTTAAGTTTTGTATTGATCAGGCTAAAATCCTTCACGTCATAATAGACCGTAGACATGTCTTCAACAGACACGAAAGTGTTGAACAATGGATTTTTGTTATCGATTTTCAATTCAACATTTTCAAAATTATTGCCAAAAGCTTCAATGCTTGGTGATCTAAAGGTGAGCTTAAAGTCACCTTCATCCGAGACTATATTTCCCCTGATAAAAGTGTTGGCATCAAAAGCAACTTCAGGAAAGAATACATCCACTATTTTATTGTATATCTTAAAATTGAAGTTTAATTTTTGTCCATCCGAAATTTCAAAGGGTTTATAATTGGTATAAATGCTCCCCAGGGAGTTTTGCATTAACTTACCAATCTCTTCCACCTTGAATTTTCCCTCTACATACCCCGTTATGATATCTGGGGAATTGATTTCTATGGTTCGTATGGTGTCTTGATCAAATGAAGAGGTAATGGAGAAATCCTCAAAAAAATAGGTGTCGTTCTTATTTTGGTACGTGGTATTGGAAAAACGGATCTGTCCAATAATGTTATCGAGTGTATTGCCTTCAATGGCCATGTTCAGGTCGCCTTTAAAAACGGAAACACTGTCATTGATAAAGTTTAACCGTTTTAGATTGGCATGGTCTACGGAGGCTATGAAATTAAAATTATTGGAATTCTCCCCAAAATCGGCAAGCCCCTTAAAATCAAATTGAAAATTTTCGTCCTTGCTCACCAATGAACCGTCGAACAATTTTTCCTTTAGAATTCCTGATACCTTTAGGTCGTTATATTCATAATCATTGAATTCAAGTTTATATACTTCACCTATCACCTCTGTATTAAGATATTCCGCAATAAATCCTTTTCCCTCTACATTTACATCCAAAGTTGCCAAGCCCAGTTGTTCGTTTTCTGCAAAGCTGCCCAAGTTGAAATCAATCAAAGAAATGAATCCCCTGTAGGAAGCATCATCTATGGTTTGGATGTTGGTCATTTGCAGGTCGGTATAACTGCTACCAATGGCTGTATTTAAGTTGATTTGTACATCAAACGAAGTTTCGGTCACTTCGGCATCTCCGCGAATGGTAAATTGCCCCAGTTTTTGTATGGTTGAAGGAATGTTCTTCCCCAAAATATTGGGCAATATTGAACGTAATTGATAGTAGCTTGAGGTAATGTTCTCAATATCCGCCCGCATTACAAACGGTGCTTGTTGGCTGAACATGTTGTTAAACTGAAAGTCTCCGCGAATCCCTGTATTTTCTGACTGGACAAACAGCTCCTTCAATTGCAGCTGATTGAGCACACCGCTTACGTTCGTAGAAAACGAGACTTCCTTATCTGTACCAAATTCATTATAGAAAGCATTGATTTCGTTCAAGGCAACTGTAGACTCGTTAAAATCGGCAACAACATTTACTTTATTCAAAAAATCGGCAAAATCTTCCCTATCGTAATTAAAAACCAAATCGCCCTTAATGTTTGATTCTTTCGTTTTGATCCGTAACGAATCAAAACGCATTTGTTGTTTGGTATACTTAAAATCGGTAGACATTTTTTCCAAACGTATACCACGCTTCGTTTCCATGGATAGGTCGTCAACACTAAGCGTTACTTCTGGCCCTAAAATTTGAAAATCCTCTGCCAATATTTCCAAATCTGAAAAATCAAGTATCTCTTCAAGTTCCAAATTTTCATCACTGAGCTTAAACTTTCCTTCCGAAATCTGTATTTCATCCGAAGACATAAAAAAAGGTGGTGTTCCCGGTGCCCTTGGTTTACCATCGTCAAGTTTGGCTACAAAAACATCTAGATTGGTATCCCTTTCCCCTTCGTAGGTCTTCATGTTAAAAAACAGACCATCCGCTTCAATATCCCCAAACTCCAAAGTACCATCCGCCATATTTTTCAAGTTTAAAATGGAGGTGGATAGTTTTTGAATGTAAAAAAGTGTATCCTTTTTGTAATCCTCAACATAAATTCCTTTCAGCCCTGCGTTTAGATTAAAGAGGGACAGACTTACACGTTCAATGGATATATTGGTGCCAAATTCTTCATTTAAAGATGTTGTGGCATAGTTCGCCAATCGGGTCTGTACTGCGGGGATTGATAGTATTAACGAGCCCAAAACCAAGATGAGCAAGATCGCCAATATGAAACGTAATAGTATTTTCCTTAGTTTTCTGATAGGGCTTTTATGTTTTACCTTTGCTTAACCAATTTTTGTTCCAAAACCTGTGGCACATAAAAATATTTATATTCTTGCGATAGAGTCTTCTTGCGATGATACTTCGGCTGCAATTTTATGCAATACCAAAGTGTTAAGCAATGTGGTGGCCAGACAAGAAATACACGAGCAGTATGGAGGTGTTGTCCCCGAACTTGCATCCAGGGCACATCAACAAAATATTGTTCCCGTGGTACACCAAGCCTTGGCCCACGCAAATATCGATAAAAAACAACTATCTGCCATAGCTTTTACCAGAGGTCCTGGACTAATGGGTTCTTTACTGGTAGGGACTTCTTTCGCAAAATCACTTTCTTTAGGACTGGATATTCCTCTAATAGAAGTGAACCATATGGAAGCACATCTATTGGCCCATTTTATTGTTGACGAAGGCAAAGCAGCTCCCAAGTTCCCCTTTTTGGGCATGACCATTAGTGGCGGGCACACACAAATCGTTAAAGTCAGTCATTATTTTGACATGGAAGTTTTAGGGGAAACCTTGGACGATGCAGTTGGTGAAGCTTTTGATAAGAGTGCAAAATTACTCGGATTGCCCTATCCCGGAGGACCGTTGATAGACAAATATGCGCAACTTGGCAATCCTAACGCCTTTCAATTTACCAAACCAAAAGTAGATGGTCTCAATTTTAGTTTTAGTGGGCTGAAAACAGGAATTCTTTATTTTTTACAACGGGAGACCAAAAAAAATCCAAATTTTATTGAA
The nucleotide sequence above comes from Flagellimonas sp. HMM57. Encoded proteins:
- the tsaD gene encoding tRNA (adenosine(37)-N6)-threonylcarbamoyltransferase complex transferase subunit TsaD; translated protein: MAHKNIYILAIESSCDDTSAAILCNTKVLSNVVARQEIHEQYGGVVPELASRAHQQNIVPVVHQALAHANIDKKQLSAIAFTRGPGLMGSLLVGTSFAKSLSLGLDIPLIEVNHMEAHLLAHFIVDEGKAAPKFPFLGMTISGGHTQIVKVSHYFDMEVLGETLDDAVGEAFDKSAKLLGLPYPGGPLIDKYAQLGNPNAFQFTKPKVDGLNFSFSGLKTGILYFLQRETKKNPNFIEENLHDICASVQYTILEILMDKLQLAVTQTGIKQVAIGGGVAANSGIRERLKEAEEKLDWQTYVPKFEYCTDNAAMIGIVGYLKFLEADFTEQNVAAKARYAIGS
- a CDS encoding translocation/assembly module TamB domain-containing protein; the protein is MLLILVLGSLILSIPAVQTRLANYATTSLNEEFGTNISIERVSLSLFNLNAGLKGIYVEDYKKDTLFYIQKLSTSILNLKNMADGTLEFGDIEADGLFFNMKTYEGERDTNLDVFVAKLDDGKPRAPGTPPFFMSSDEIQISEGKFKLSDENLELEEILDFSDLEILAEDFQILGPEVTLSVDDLSMETKRGIRLEKMSTDFKYTKQQMRFDSLRIKTKESNIKGDLVFNYDREDFADFLNKVNVVADFNESTVALNEINAFYNEFGTDKEVSFSTNVSGVLNQLQLKELFVQSENTGIRGDFQFNNMFSQQAPFVMRADIENITSSYYQLRSILPNILGKNIPSTIQKLGQFTIRGDAEVTETSFDVQINLNTAIGSSYTDLQMTNIQTIDDASYRGFISLIDFNLGSFAENEQLGLATLDVNVEGKGFIAEYLNTEVIGEVYKLEFNDYEYNDLKVSGILKEKLFDGSLVSKDENFQFDFKGLADFGENSNNFNFIASVDHANLKRLNFINDSVSVFKGDLNMAIEGNTLDNIIGQIRFSNTTYQNKNDTYFFEDFSITSSFDQDTIRTIEINSPDIITGYVEGKFKVEEIGKLMQNSLGSIYTNYKPFEISDGQKLNFNFKIYNKIVDVFFPEVAFDANTFIRGNIVSDEGDFKLTFRSPSIEAFGNNFENVELKIDNKNPLFNTFVSVEDMSTVYYDVKDFSLINTKLKDTLFFRTEFKGGSEFDDSYNLNFYHTFNQNNKSVIGLKKSDVNFKGNTWVLNKDGNSKNKVIVNRTLDSITIEDLVMDNNNSEQIRLRGELADSTYKDLDLQFKIVSLSKITPDIDSLKLGGAVDGFLNILQKDGKYLPTSSLNIRDFSINDIRQGDLEIGIFGNNDLTQFGVSSWLNDNGKEKLSINGNISNINKNQKLDLSANFTDFNIEPFSPLGEGVISNIRGSVNGSARITGDVSNPSINGALSLNDAGIGIPYLNVDYDFAPYSRVRLFDQTFYFENIGLSDVVEGTTATLDGTINHTAFEDWSLDLDVDTNNGRFMILNTEFDEESLYYGTGFINGTGSIYGPTSGLTIAVDASTGKGTSLKIPLSDVTSVGDYSFINFIEKSGSESFREERTLKDYQGLEMAFDLAVTPDAEVEIVVDRSSGSSLKGTGEGIILIEINTNGKFNMYGEFVAVTGEYNFRYGGVIDKKFLVRPGGTILWERDPLAAQLNLEAVYQLNANPAPLLENAGYTGRIPTEVVVRLDGELENPNINFDIDFPGTNSVVQSELEYRLQDPTVKERNAFFLLAQGTFVNEQTGVNQQAVTGNLIQTASGLLNQILSGDNDKFDLGVSYEQGLQDPNADIQTENRIGVTVSTKISDRVLVNGRVGVPVGGVSETVVAGDVEVQVLLNEEGTLSAKIFNRENQIQQFLAERQGYTQGVGLSYQVDFNSFKELLQKVFKKKENNIRPQEPIRSREIMGKDSLIRFSSKVNTSKKIPD